One Candidatus Nitrososphaera evergladensis SR1 genomic window, GCGTCAATTTCCCACAAAACCCAAAGGCAAGGAGATGGGACAGAAGCGGCAACTCGGACATTCTTTTGAGCTCTGCAAGCGACAAGGACGCGGACGGTTATATCCTGCTTGAAGACGGCGTGCAGATCAAAATAATTACAGAGGCCGCAGACGAAGGTCTGCGCACGGGTGACTACTGGCTAATCCCCGCAAGGGCAAACAGCTCCGAGAGCGTAGAGTGGCCAACCATGCCGGGGAACTCTGCGGATCCGCTTGCGCTTCCGCCGGCGGGCGTGGCCCATCACTACGCGCCGCTTGCAATAGTGCAGTATTCCGGGGGCAAGTATTCTACCAAAGATGAATGGGATGTCAGGAGCTTTTTCTCCTCGGTTGCTGACCTTGTTACCCTCCATTATGCCGGAGGCGACGGGCAGGAGGCCCTGCCGGACAACCATCTAGCGGCGCCACTGCGGGTAGTGGCCTTGCTTGGACGGACGCCCCTTGACAAGACTTACCTAGGCTCCAAGGCCACCGTCAAGTTTGCACTAGCCAAATACCCGCAGGTCCCGCCCGGATCCACCGGTGGCCTGTCTCTGACAGAAGACGGGCCTCTGCAGCTTTCGCAGTCCGTACAGGTGGTAAACGGCATTGCCAAGTGCTACTGGACGCTTGGCGAAGGAATGGTTGACCAGCAGGTTGAAGCGACCCTGTCGGACTGCGCTGGCCTTCCAGCCCTGCATTTTAACGCCAAGCAAAGGCTGTCGTTCTACTACATAAGCGGCGACGGAGTGGAGGTGCCGCCTGGTGTCAGCGTCACCTTGGCAGCAGGCGTGGCAATCGGCAATACTTCTGTCAGCTCTACAGACTATGAAGTGCGTTTTGAAAAAGTTCCACCCAACGCAGGCGGGAATCTTTCGTCAGACCGCGACAACCCTGCCAACGGGATTGCAAGTGTTGAACTGAAACTTGACGGCACCTCTGAGATTTGTCAGGTTAAGGCAGAGCTGTGGTACCGGAAAAGCGCCGCGGCCCAGCTGCACAAGGCGTCCATACAGCCCTTGTACTTTAACGTCAGACTGCAGAGCGCCGTGTCCGCGGCCAATACTGGTATACTCGAGCTGACAGTGCCGCAGAAAAGCCTTCCAATGCCTCTTGTGTACGGGCCGTTTGAGCATTACCTGCCCAGGCTGTCTGTTCCTCCTGCGGTGATGTTGGGGCTAGCCATTGAGGAAAAGTACCTTGCTTGGCTCAATGCCGATGAAATCAAGTATCTCATGGACTTTATTATAAAGCACAGCAAACGGCAAACAATCAACAAATGGGAGATAAGGTCCGCGCTTTATGATGTACTGAAAAGACTCACAGAGGAGAAGCAACTGGATAAAAAGGAAGTGGATCTGTTTCTGAGCATCTATGACAGGCTGTTCATGCAAGCGGCGATATCCAAAAAGGAGGCAGACTTCTTTCTCAAGATCGCCCAAAAGGTCGTCACCAACACGTCGCAATTTCTTGAAATCCTAAAGAAGCTCGTCGAGCGAAAGCGTCATCCCTCCAAAGAGTCGCGGGTCGAGTATACTGAGGATTACCCGAGCAAGGACGACCTCCGCTTCAAGCCCGTGATGATAACACCCACATCCTTCAAAGTTCATCTCTGGATTGACCCCAAGGTGGCGCTAAAAAAGGAGATGGTGCTTTTGCGCTGGTGGGCCGTTCCTCCGGAGGAAAAGAGGCCGCAATACGGAGAGCCTATTTCCATCGGCTTTGACAAGGCCGTGTATGATATTCCCCTCACGACCCGCGATCCGGTTGCAGTAGTCGTGTTTGCTATAGATCCTCTTAACACCGAGGATTCGCTGAAAGCAACATTCGCTATTAGCCAGACCGGCACCGTGCCGGTCACCGTTCCACTGGAGCTGAAGAGAAACGACAAACTAGGAAGGTATGGCGCGGTGCTAAAGATTACGACGATGCGCGGAGGAGGCAAGATAACGACAGCGGATGGCAAGACATTCCAGTTCAATGGAAAAACCCAGCAAACGATGACCGCGACCTATGACGAGGAACCGAGCATCTCTGGCAGGGCGTTGTACAAGATCCTATCTGACTAGATTCAGTCTGGGTCAAATCCCCTTCTTTTCAATAATATGCTGCCATTAGAAAAAATTGGCTCTGTTGAGGTACAAATAGCCTTAAATAAATTTGGTCGCATCTCTGGATGACCAATTTTGGGCAAGAGCGTAACGTGGAACATCACGATGTCTATCGAAGGCGCACCAACGGTTGCTTATTCCGAGGGCTCCAACAGTCCGGTAGAAGTTGATGCAGTCGACGTAGTGAGCGTAAAAGCCAAGCCCGCGACGGTTGCCGGGGGCGTGACTACTCCAGTAGTTACTACAGCAAAAATTCAGCCTGGCAACCTAGACCAGATCAAGTTCATGTATATAAGGCTGCAAGAAGCCAACCTGCAGGGCAAGATCACCTACAAATTCAAGGATGGCGCCAGCGAAAGCGCAGAGGTTACACTCGACAAGGACCACTTTCTTACCAGCAACGCGGTCATACAACTATTCGCTCAGGCCCCAAAGGAGATAAGTTTCAAAAATACCGAAGCCGCCGAGGGTAATATCGACGTAGTGGTGGCAAGGATGGCCGCATAAGAAAAAGGAGTGTCATGCAATGCCAACAAATCCAACCTATCCGGGCGTATACATCGAAGAGCTTGAAAATCCCGTCAAGACCATAGTCGGAGTCAGTACATCAGTTACAGCCTTTGTAGGTCGCGCCCTTGCCGGCCCCACCAACAAGCCTGTTCTCATACACAACTTTGGCGAGTTTGAAAGCATCTTTGGAGGGCTGTGGAAGGAAAGCACGATGAGCTACGCCGTCTACCAGTACTTCCTTAACGGGGGAATGGACGCGGTAATTGTCAGGGTCTTCAAG contains:
- a CDS encoding DUF6519 domain-containing protein, with the translated sequence MTQDITRSTFRKGNHYSSVDMQQGRVQVDADWNEQNDIRSHHEHTFLSDLIGKSGTMQQDDGFEISTFLFKWSDIKTKAEVDALDVKKRIQYLKDTESLRGFLRGNFGLLWISDSLPFTASGDTITITNGDHKATLERANTGATKVLLKVDGGSTVLYEFPSQAGQVSVPNYMIRRGNYYVDGILCENDYDMEASRQPDIDVSDAKFYLFDWPGANGIPAVRDAVAGFVAGMIPSMPDTRAMTVAFDSGNANKLVVSMPASGSPVKATLERAGGKVTLQGPAGAVAAEIIAENNGKVWHVLGNPSLPKKDGKYLAYLDVWDRNVTFLDDAYIREKALGGPDTSTRTRTAWQVKLDLLTEGNDVPDRCDAQSLVNGFSPRPGKLKARAQPTVPPANSCDLYETAGYRGLENHLYRVEVHNGGKPQEATFKWSRDNGVVVSTIKFGAIQNTIELGSRGRDANLDFGPSDWIEIIDDVHEELGIPGTLVQIKTVKGLIVEYDSATIRGHAITRVNFPQNPKARRWDRSGNSDILLSSASDKDADGYILLEDGVQIKIITEAADEGLRTGDYWLIPARANSSESVEWPTMPGNSADPLALPPAGVAHHYAPLAIVQYSGGKYSTKDEWDVRSFFSSVADLVTLHYAGGDGQEALPDNHLAAPLRVVALLGRTPLDKTYLGSKATVKFALAKYPQVPPGSTGGLSLTEDGPLQLSQSVQVVNGIAKCYWTLGEGMVDQQVEATLSDCAGLPALHFNAKQRLSFYYISGDGVEVPPGVSVTLAAGVAIGNTSVSSTDYEVRFEKVPPNAGGNLSSDRDNPANGIASVELKLDGTSEICQVKAELWYRKSAAAQLHKASIQPLYFNVRLQSAVSAANTGILELTVPQKSLPMPLVYGPFEHYLPRLSVPPAVMLGLAIEEKYLAWLNADEIKYLMDFIIKHSKRQTINKWEIRSALYDVLKRLTEEKQLDKKEVDLFLSIYDRLFMQAAISKKEADFFLKIAQKVVTNTSQFLEILKKLVERKRHPSKESRVEYTEDYPSKDDLRFKPVMITPTSFKVHLWIDPKVALKKEMVLLRWWAVPPEEKRPQYGEPISIGFDKAVYDIPLTTRDPVAVVVFAIDPLNTEDSLKATFAISQTGTVPVTVPLELKRNDKLGRYGAVLKITTMRGGGKITTADGKTFQFNGKTQQTMTATYDEEPSISGRALYKILSD